Proteins from one Paraburkholderia acidisoli genomic window:
- a CDS encoding FAD-dependent oxidoreductase, with protein MDEARNPWSNPPYSAAGPATGEAGVLPINTLDAEGAFSPLFSRQQQMFPVLLDVEVDKARAFGSIVRWRAGDAIFTMGRQSPGLIVVLSGLAHVVRRDAVGRVHRVFEYRPGQFMGEIAQLFGHPSLGDGVAVEDTTAIVVGTEDLRSLLVMEAELGEKVMRALLLRRAGLIERGSGPVLIGESTDARLIALQELLRRNSYPYSLIDVLKDADTLALLQRVSATALDCPVVICPDGTVLRAPDGNQLAKCLGWLPDFDPAHVYDVAIVGAGPAGLAAAVYAASEGLSVALFDGWGPGGQAGTSARIENYLGFPAGISGQALTSRAFMQAQKFGVHISIPSRVRRLRCEQTPLAIELEDGRRVASHTVVVASGATYVRPAIAGLDSLTGRGVFFGSSPVEAKLCKGLEVAVVGGGNSAGQGVVYLASHAKHVHLIVRGANLEAHMSQYLVDRIARLANVTLYAATEVIALKDEAAGLAEIDCVGPRGPLAFRVKHLFMFTGAEPNARWLQGCGVTTDDKGFVLTGAAARGAGESQGDAHQTLETSVNGVFAIGDVRFGSIKRVSAAVGEGAAVVAQIHGVLNERQQRAREAHDARPAQATPAAAPD; from the coding sequence ATGGACGAGGCACGCAATCCCTGGAGCAATCCGCCGTATTCGGCCGCCGGTCCGGCAACGGGCGAGGCGGGCGTTCTGCCGATCAATACCCTTGATGCCGAAGGCGCGTTTTCGCCGCTCTTCAGCCGGCAGCAGCAGATGTTTCCCGTGCTGCTCGACGTGGAAGTCGACAAGGCGCGCGCGTTCGGCAGCATCGTGCGCTGGCGCGCGGGAGACGCCATCTTCACGATGGGGCGGCAAAGCCCCGGCCTGATCGTCGTGCTGAGCGGCCTGGCCCACGTCGTGCGGCGCGATGCGGTGGGCCGCGTGCATCGCGTGTTCGAATATCGCCCCGGCCAATTCATGGGCGAGATCGCGCAGCTGTTCGGGCATCCGAGTCTCGGCGACGGCGTCGCGGTCGAGGACACCACGGCCATCGTGGTGGGCACGGAAGACCTGCGCAGCCTGCTGGTGATGGAAGCCGAACTCGGCGAGAAAGTCATGCGCGCGCTGCTGTTGCGCCGCGCGGGCTTGATCGAGCGCGGCAGCGGGCCGGTGCTGATCGGCGAGTCGACCGATGCGCGTCTGATCGCGTTGCAGGAACTGCTGCGGCGCAATTCGTACCCGTATTCGCTGATCGACGTGCTCAAGGATGCCGATACGCTGGCGCTCCTGCAGCGCGTGTCCGCGACGGCGCTCGATTGCCCCGTGGTGATCTGCCCGGACGGCACCGTGCTGCGCGCGCCCGACGGCAATCAGCTCGCGAAGTGTCTCGGCTGGCTGCCCGATTTCGATCCGGCGCATGTCTACGACGTGGCGATCGTGGGCGCGGGACCGGCGGGTCTCGCGGCGGCGGTCTATGCCGCGTCCGAAGGGCTTTCGGTGGCGCTGTTCGACGGCTGGGGACCGGGCGGCCAGGCCGGCACGAGCGCGCGTATCGAAAATTATCTGGGGTTTCCGGCCGGTATTTCGGGCCAGGCGTTGACGTCGCGCGCGTTCATGCAGGCGCAGAAGTTTGGCGTGCACATTTCGATTCCCTCGCGGGTGCGGCGCCTGCGCTGCGAACAGACGCCGCTCGCGATCGAGCTGGAAGACGGCCGGCGCGTGGCCTCGCATACCGTGGTGGTGGCGTCGGGCGCGACCTACGTGCGGCCGGCCATCGCCGGACTCGATTCGCTGACCGGGCGCGGCGTGTTCTTCGGCAGCTCGCCAGTTGAGGCCAAGCTCTGCAAGGGGCTGGAAGTGGCCGTGGTGGGCGGCGGCAATTCGGCGGGCCAGGGCGTGGTCTATCTCGCCTCGCACGCGAAGCACGTGCACCTGATCGTGCGCGGCGCGAACCTCGAGGCGCACATGTCGCAATACCTCGTCGATCGCATCGCGCGGCTCGCCAATGTCACGCTCTATGCGGCCACGGAAGTGATCGCCTTGAAGGACGAGGCCGCGGGACTCGCGGAAATCGACTGCGTGGGACCGCGCGGCCCGCTCGCGTTTCGCGTGAAGCATCTCTTCATGTTCACGGGCGCCGAACCCAACGCGCGCTGGCTGCAAGGCTGCGGCGTGACCACCGACGACAAGGGCTTCGTGCTCACCGGCGCCGCGGCGCGCGGCGCGGGCGAAAGCCAGGGCGACGCGCACCAGACGCTCGAAACCAGCGTGAACGGCGTGTTCGCGATCGGCGACGTGCGCTTCGGTTCGATCAAACGCGTCTCGGCGGCGGTGGGCGAGGGCGCGGCCGTGGTCGCGCAGATTCACGGCGTGCTGAACGAGCGGCAGCAACGGGCGCGCGAGGCGCATGACGCGCGCCCCGCTCAAGCCACGCCGGCCGCGGCGCCGGACTAG
- a CDS encoding putative quinol monooxygenase, which translates to MTSSVKIVAILTAKAGRADELATLLRGMVAPSRAEAGNLRYDLWQDYDQPGRFVLDELYKDNEAITSHRATPHFQNYLSRIAELGERTAVVVLDVANT; encoded by the coding sequence ATGACTTCCAGTGTCAAGATTGTGGCTATCCTCACGGCGAAAGCGGGCCGCGCCGACGAACTCGCAACGCTCTTGCGCGGCATGGTCGCGCCCTCGCGCGCCGAGGCGGGCAACCTTCGTTACGATCTCTGGCAGGACTACGATCAGCCCGGCCGCTTCGTCCTCGACGAGCTGTACAAGGACAACGAGGCGATCACCTCGCACCGCGCCACGCCGCATTTCCAGAACTATCTCTCGCGCATCGCGGAGCTGGGTGAACGCACGGCGGTGGTCGTGCTCGACGTGGCTAATACCTGA
- a CDS encoding formate dehydrogenase subunit gamma — translation MDANEPAAPTPRMTLIERYNANERTIHWITAISFVLLALSGLALFHPALFWLSELFGGGQWLRVLHPFIGLVMFSAFSCLALRYWHHNLIEWNDIRWLMHILDVLNNREEGVPEVARYNAGQKMLFWTLVPCMLALLLSGILIWRRYFSGYFPIDMVRLGALVHALAAFVLILSIMVHIYAGIWIQGTLGAMLHGYVTPGWARKHHPRWFRSLLKAKDAGPPEPH, via the coding sequence ATGGACGCGAATGAGCCCGCCGCCCCCACCCCGCGCATGACGCTCATCGAGCGCTACAACGCGAACGAGCGCACCATCCACTGGATCACGGCCATCAGCTTCGTGCTGCTCGCGCTCTCCGGCCTCGCGCTGTTTCATCCCGCCCTGTTCTGGCTTTCCGAACTGTTCGGCGGCGGCCAATGGTTGCGTGTGCTGCATCCGTTCATCGGGCTCGTGATGTTCAGCGCGTTCTCCTGTCTCGCGCTGCGCTACTGGCATCACAACCTGATCGAATGGAACGACATTCGCTGGCTCATGCATATTCTCGACGTGCTCAACAATCGCGAGGAAGGCGTGCCGGAAGTGGCGCGCTACAACGCCGGGCAGAAGATGCTGTTCTGGACGCTCGTGCCGTGCATGCTCGCGCTGCTGCTTTCGGGCATCCTCATCTGGCGGCGCTATTTTTCCGGCTATTTCCCCATCGACATGGTGCGGCTGGGCGCGCTCGTGCACGCGCTCGCGGCCTTCGTGCTGATCCTCTCGATCATGGTGCACATCTACGCCGGCATCTGGATTCAGGGCACGCTGGGCGCCATGCTGCACGGCTATGTCACGCCGGGCTGGGCGCGCAAGCATCATCCGCGCTGGTTTCGCTCGCTGCTGAAAGCGAAAGACGCCGGGCCGCCCGAGCCGCATTAG
- the fdxH gene encoding formate dehydrogenase subunit beta: protein MSMQSLDIRRLSATTVAPPGDRRPVTGTVAKLIDVSKCIGCKACQTACMEWNDLRDEIGENVGVYDNPRDLSEHSWTVMRFTEYVNPKGDLEWLIRKDGCMHCDDPGCLKACPSPGAIVQYTNGIVDFHEENCIGCGYCIAGCPFNIPRLSKTEHRVYKCTLCSDRVAVGQEPACAKTCPTGAIMFGTKEDMKQQAADRIRDLNDRGFAQAGLYDPAAVGGTHVMYVLHHADQPSLYHGLPDKPRINPLVVLWKGIAKPMGLAMLLLTAITVFFHYIRIGPNKVHASDEAAARAEIDAHEEPADGRE, encoded by the coding sequence ATGTCGATGCAATCGCTGGACATCCGCCGTTTATCCGCGACGACCGTGGCGCCGCCGGGCGACCGGCGGCCCGTCACGGGCACGGTCGCCAAGCTGATCGACGTATCGAAATGCATCGGCTGCAAGGCATGCCAGACCGCGTGCATGGAATGGAACGATCTGCGCGACGAGATCGGCGAGAACGTGGGCGTCTACGACAATCCGCGCGATCTTTCCGAGCATTCGTGGACCGTCATGCGCTTCACGGAATACGTGAATCCCAAGGGCGATCTCGAGTGGCTGATCCGCAAGGACGGCTGCATGCATTGCGACGATCCGGGCTGCCTGAAAGCGTGCCCTTCGCCCGGCGCCATCGTGCAGTACACCAACGGCATCGTGGACTTCCACGAGGAAAACTGCATTGGCTGCGGCTACTGCATCGCGGGCTGCCCGTTCAATATTCCGCGCCTGTCGAAAACGGAGCATCGCGTCTACAAATGCACGCTGTGCTCCGACCGCGTGGCCGTGGGGCAAGAGCCCGCATGCGCGAAAACCTGTCCCACGGGCGCGATCATGTTCGGCACCAAAGAAGACATGAAGCAGCAGGCGGCCGACCGGATCCGCGATCTGAACGACCGCGGTTTCGCGCAGGCAGGCCTCTACGACCCGGCGGCCGTGGGCGGCACGCACGTGATGTACGTGCTGCATCATGCCGATCAACCGTCGCTCTATCACGGCCTGCCCGACAAGCCGCGCATCAACCCGCTGGTCGTGCTGTGGAAAGGCATCGCCAAGCCCATGGGACTGGCCATGCTGCTCCTCACGGCGATCACGGTTTTCTTCCACTACATCCGCATCGGTCCCAACAAGGTGCACGCGTCCGACGAAGCCGCCGCGCGTGCCGAGATCGACGCGCACGAGGAGCCTGCAGATGGACGCGAATGA
- the fdnG gene encoding formate dehydrogenase-N subunit alpha, with the protein MDRLTRRQFLKLSGAALASSSLALLGFSPEDALAEVRQYKLSRTTEVRNTCTYCSVGCGILMYVLGDNAKNAKGSIIHIEGDPDHPVNRGTLCPKGASLLDIVHSEARLKVPQYRAPGSDHWVEISWDDAFTRIANRLKADRDAHFQSRTADGKTVNRWTTTGFLAASAASNEAGYLTHKVVRSLGMLAFDNQARVUHGPTVAGLAPTFGRGSMTNHWVDIRNADVILVMGGNAAEAHPCGFKWVTEAKAHRGARLIVVDPRYTRTASVADYYAPIRTGTDIAFLGGVIHHLLSNDTIQHEYVRNYTDFAFIVREDFAFEDGLYSGYDSAARRYDKHTWDYELGEDGYVKTDPSLAHPRCVYQLMKAHYARYTPEMVERVCGTPKAKFLEVCAMLASTAVPHRAGTLLYALGWTHHSIGAQIIRTGAMVQLLLGNIGISGGGVNALRGHSNIQGLTDLGLLSEMLPGYMTLPTEADQDYDDYLRRHTLKPLRPDQLSYYQHYPAFFVSMMKSWWGDAATAQNHWAYDYLPKPDKTYDVIQNVELMTQGKMTGYVCQGFNMIASAPDKAKVFDGLCKLKWLVIMDPLATETSEFWKDFGDVHHADSAKIQTEVFRLPTTCFAEENGSVVSSSRVLQWHWKGAEPPGSALGDAEIMANIFLRLREKYRHEGGAFPDPILNLQWNYDNPLSPTPEELAKEYNGTALADLAGSAEAGKAPLKAGQQLSSFAQLRDDGSTASGCWIFCGAWTEQGNMMARRDNDDPTGIGQSLGWAWAWPENRRILYNRASCDVEGVPFDPTRKVIAWNGRQWSGADIADYPSDEAPARGMGPFIMNPEGVARFFARGLMNEGPFPEHYEPFETPLGINPFHPQRPEVTNNPAARVFDSDRANFGSAAEYPHTATTYRLTEHFHFWTKHARLNAIVQPQQFVEISEELAAEIGVVAGDRVRVSSKRGYILAVAVVTKRIRPLLVDGKRVHTVGVPLHWGYKGLAKPGYLANTLTPSVGDANTQTPEFKSFLVKVEKA; encoded by the coding sequence ATGGATCGTTTGACACGGCGCCAGTTTCTCAAGCTGTCGGGCGCGGCGCTCGCGAGTTCGAGTCTCGCGCTGCTGGGCTTCTCGCCGGAGGACGCCCTCGCGGAAGTCCGGCAATACAAGCTCAGCCGCACCACGGAAGTGCGCAACACCTGCACGTATTGCTCGGTGGGATGCGGGATCCTGATGTACGTGCTCGGCGACAACGCCAAGAATGCCAAAGGCAGCATCATCCATATCGAAGGCGACCCCGATCACCCCGTGAATCGCGGCACGCTCTGCCCGAAGGGCGCGAGCCTGCTGGACATCGTGCATAGCGAGGCGCGGCTCAAGGTGCCGCAGTATCGCGCGCCCGGATCGGACCATTGGGTCGAGATCTCGTGGGACGACGCCTTCACGCGTATCGCGAACCGCTTGAAAGCCGATCGCGACGCGCACTTCCAGTCGCGCACCGCCGACGGCAAGACGGTGAACCGTTGGACCACCACGGGCTTTCTCGCGGCCTCGGCGGCCAGCAACGAGGCGGGCTATCTCACGCACAAGGTGGTGCGCAGTCTCGGCATGCTGGCGTTCGACAACCAGGCGCGTGTCTGACACGGCCCGACGGTGGCAGGTCTTGCCCCGACGTTTGGCCGCGGTTCGATGACGAATCACTGGGTCGACATTCGCAACGCCGACGTCATTCTCGTGATGGGCGGCAACGCGGCCGAAGCGCACCCTTGCGGCTTCAAATGGGTCACGGAAGCCAAGGCGCACCGCGGCGCGCGTCTGATCGTGGTCGATCCGCGTTACACGCGCACGGCCTCCGTGGCCGACTATTACGCGCCGATCCGCACCGGCACCGACATCGCGTTTCTCGGCGGCGTGATTCATCACCTGCTCTCGAACGATACGATCCAGCACGAGTACGTGCGCAATTACACCGACTTCGCGTTCATCGTGCGCGAGGACTTTGCCTTCGAGGACGGTTTGTATTCCGGCTACGACAGCGCCGCGCGCCGCTACGACAAGCACACGTGGGACTACGAGCTGGGCGAGGACGGCTACGTGAAGACCGACCCGTCGCTCGCGCATCCGCGCTGCGTGTATCAGCTGATGAAAGCCCACTACGCGCGCTATACGCCGGAGATGGTGGAACGCGTCTGCGGCACGCCGAAGGCGAAGTTCCTCGAAGTCTGCGCCATGCTCGCCAGTACGGCGGTTCCCCATCGCGCGGGCACGCTGCTCTACGCGCTCGGCTGGACGCACCACTCCATCGGCGCGCAGATCATCCGCACGGGCGCGATGGTGCAACTGTTGCTGGGCAATATCGGCATTTCCGGCGGCGGCGTGAACGCGTTGCGCGGCCACTCCAACATCCAGGGCTTGACCGATCTCGGCCTGCTGAGCGAAATGCTGCCGGGCTACATGACCTTGCCGACCGAGGCCGACCAGGACTACGACGACTACCTGCGCCGCCACACGCTCAAGCCGCTGCGCCCCGATCAGCTCAGCTACTACCAGCACTATCCGGCGTTCTTCGTGAGCATGATGAAGTCGTGGTGGGGCGACGCGGCCACCGCGCAGAATCACTGGGCGTACGACTATCTGCCCAAGCCGGACAAGACCTACGACGTGATCCAGAACGTCGAGCTGATGACGCAAGGCAAGATGACCGGCTATGTGTGCCAGGGCTTCAACATGATCGCCTCGGCGCCCGACAAGGCCAAGGTCTTCGACGGTCTCTGCAAGCTGAAATGGCTCGTGATCATGGACCCGCTGGCCACGGAAACCTCGGAGTTCTGGAAGGATTTCGGCGATGTCCATCATGCCGACTCCGCGAAGATCCAGACCGAAGTGTTCCGGCTTCCCACGACCTGCTTCGCCGAGGAAAACGGTTCCGTGGTGAGTTCGTCGCGGGTGCTGCAATGGCACTGGAAAGGCGCCGAGCCGCCCGGCTCCGCGCTCGGCGACGCCGAGATCATGGCGAACATCTTCCTGCGTCTGCGTGAAAAGTATCGCCACGAAGGCGGCGCCTTTCCCGACCCGATCCTCAACCTCCAGTGGAACTACGACAACCCGCTGAGCCCGACGCCCGAAGAACTGGCGAAGGAATACAACGGCACGGCGCTCGCCGATCTCGCGGGTTCCGCCGAAGCCGGCAAGGCACCGCTCAAGGCGGGGCAGCAGCTATCGAGCTTCGCGCAGCTGCGCGACGACGGCAGCACGGCCAGCGGCTGCTGGATCTTCTGCGGCGCGTGGACCGAGCAAGGCAACATGATGGCGCGGCGCGACAACGACGACCCCACCGGCATCGGCCAGTCGCTCGGCTGGGCGTGGGCGTGGCCCGAGAACCGGCGCATTCTCTACAATCGCGCGTCGTGCGACGTCGAAGGCGTGCCGTTCGACCCCACGCGCAAGGTGATTGCGTGGAACGGCCGCCAGTGGAGCGGCGCCGATATCGCCGACTACCCGAGCGACGAAGCGCCCGCGCGCGGCATGGGACCGTTCATCATGAACCCCGAAGGCGTCGCGCGTTTCTTCGCGCGCGGCCTGATGAACGAAGGACCGTTTCCGGAGCACTACGAGCCGTTCGAAACGCCGCTCGGCATCAATCCGTTTCATCCGCAACGGCCCGAGGTCACCAACAATCCGGCCGCGCGCGTGTTCGACTCGGATCGCGCGAACTTCGGCAGCGCCGCCGAGTATCCGCACACGGCCACCACCTACCGGCTCACCGAGCACTTCCACTTCTGGACCAAACATGCGCGGCTGAACGCGATCGTCCAGCCGCAGCAGTTCGTGGAGATCAGCGAGGAACTGGCCGCCGAGATCGGCGTGGTCGCGGGCGACCGCGTGCGGGTGTCGTCGAAGCGCGGCTACATCCTGGCCGTGGCGGTCGTCACCAAGCGCATCCGGCCGCTGCTCGTGGACGGCAAACGGGTGCATACCGTGGGCGTGCCGCTGCACTGGGGCTACAAGGGTCTCGCCAAGCCGGGCTATCTGGCGAATACGCTCACGCCTTCGGTGGGCGACGCGAACACGCAGACGCCCGAATTCAAGTCGTTTCTCGTCAAGGTCGAAAAGGCCTGA
- a CDS encoding AraC family transcriptional regulator: MIESVCTDRFTAPAAAQPSAQPSADSIVLQHAGLDDPSRTADDAAEERLVVSRWTSGQPEAWHTVSGTKSALVTLCLRQSLLTLKAGETLVYDGVIDRGGALLVPPACAVHAMSHTPADFLHVSVPESLLAGWLDGAHDPALTALPGAALYLRDGVIGKLTDTLLRAFGSQTSARSIYADGITLSIIARLLEVVVARFAVKPVRAPSVSPLEAWRVKMAIDFIDERIDQNLTLAELGAAVGLSPMHFAARFRAATGSSPHTFVLRRRIEHAQLLLATTTSTVADIAFSVGFRTQAHFTSVFRRHVDDTPHRWRGKQGVSGGGLAAN; this comes from the coding sequence ATGATTGAGTCAGTTTGCACGGATCGATTCACCGCGCCGGCGGCGGCGCAACCCTCGGCGCAACCCTCGGCGGACAGCATCGTGTTGCAGCACGCGGGCCTCGACGACCCGAGCCGCACCGCGGACGACGCGGCCGAGGAACGCCTCGTGGTGTCGCGCTGGACCAGCGGACAACCCGAGGCATGGCACACGGTCAGCGGCACGAAGAGCGCGCTGGTCACGCTGTGTCTGCGGCAGTCGCTGCTCACGCTGAAGGCGGGCGAGACGCTCGTGTACGACGGCGTGATCGACCGCGGCGGCGCGCTGCTCGTGCCGCCGGCCTGCGCCGTGCACGCGATGTCCCACACGCCCGCCGACTTTCTGCACGTGAGCGTGCCCGAAAGCCTGCTGGCGGGCTGGCTCGACGGCGCGCACGACCCGGCGTTGACCGCGCTGCCCGGCGCGGCGCTGTATCTGCGCGACGGCGTGATCGGCAAGCTCACGGACACGCTGCTGCGCGCGTTCGGCAGCCAGACCTCGGCGCGCTCGATCTACGCCGACGGCATCACGCTGTCGATCATCGCGCGGCTGCTGGAGGTGGTGGTGGCGCGCTTCGCGGTGAAGCCCGTGCGCGCGCCGTCGGTTTCGCCGCTCGAGGCGTGGCGCGTGAAAATGGCCATCGACTTCATCGACGAACGGATCGACCAGAACCTGACGCTCGCGGAGCTGGGCGCGGCGGTCGGCCTGTCGCCCATGCATTTCGCGGCGCGCTTTCGGGCGGCCACCGGCAGCTCGCCGCATACCTTCGTGCTGCGGCGGCGCATCGAGCATGCGCAACTGCTGCTCGCCACCACGACCTCCACGGTGGCCGACATCGCCTTCAGCGTGGGCTTTCGCACCCAGGCGCATTTCACCTCGGTGTTTCGCCGTCACGTCGACGATACGCCGCACCGCTGGCGCGGCAAACAAGGCGTGTCGGGCGGCGGTCTGGCCGCCAACTGA
- a CDS encoding LysR family transcriptional regulator: MNVSDLSALTLFARVAEAQSFSAAAQAAGVSNSVASYTIRRLEEQLGTRLFNRTTRSVSLTEAGSAFLNRIRPLMEELDLAFSEVGKAASGATGTLRLNVLRSAIPLVVVPVLQAFLQAHPDMKLEVISDNSLVDIASKGYDAGIRYDNVLAQDMVAIPIVENMRFCIVASPAYLAGKALPAHPRDLLQHACTNYRSADTNALYRWEFQKGDEKISIAVTGRVATNDNDLLLHAALDGLGFSYIQRRLAAPYLESGQLVSVLDEWVPAGALYLYYYNPNGMPRKLRAFIDFVRERLT; encoded by the coding sequence ATGAACGTTTCCGATCTTTCCGCGCTGACCTTGTTCGCCCGCGTGGCCGAGGCGCAGAGTTTCAGCGCCGCCGCGCAGGCCGCGGGCGTGTCCAACTCGGTGGCGAGCTACACCATCCGGCGGCTCGAGGAGCAACTGGGCACCCGGCTGTTCAACCGCACTACGCGCAGCGTGAGCCTGACCGAGGCGGGCAGCGCCTTTCTCAACCGCATCCGGCCGTTGATGGAGGAACTGGACCTCGCGTTCAGCGAAGTGGGCAAAGCCGCGAGCGGAGCCACGGGTACGCTGCGGCTGAACGTGCTGCGCTCGGCCATTCCGCTCGTTGTCGTGCCCGTGCTTCAGGCGTTCTTGCAGGCGCACCCCGACATGAAACTCGAGGTGATCTCCGACAACAGTCTCGTGGATATCGCGAGCAAGGGCTACGACGCGGGCATTCGTTACGACAACGTGCTCGCGCAGGACATGGTGGCGATCCCGATCGTCGAGAACATGCGCTTTTGCATCGTGGCCTCGCCCGCGTATCTCGCGGGCAAAGCGTTGCCCGCGCATCCGCGCGACCTGCTCCAGCATGCATGCACCAACTACCGCAGCGCGGATACGAACGCGCTGTACCGCTGGGAGTTCCAGAAGGGCGACGAGAAGATCAGCATTGCGGTCACGGGGCGCGTGGCGACCAACGACAACGATCTGCTGTTGCACGCGGCGCTCGACGGCCTCGGCTTCAGCTATATCCAGCGCCGTCTCGCCGCGCCGTATCTCGAGAGCGGCCAGCTCGTCAGCGTGCTGGACGAATGGGTGCCCGCCGGCGCGCTTTATCTGTACTACTACAATCCCAACGGCATGCCGCGCAAGCTGCGCGCGTTCATCGACTTCGTGCGCGAGCGGCTGACCTGA
- a CDS encoding oxidoreductase produces MTSTSTPVWFITGCSTGLGRALAQQIVARGWRAVVTARDASSVADIVRGAEDRALALSLDVTRQDQIDAAVAAARDTFGRIDVLVNNAGYGYQSTAEEGVDAEIRAQFDANVFGLFAMTRAVLPLMRAQRSGNILNVSSVAGLIGFPGSGYYAASKHAVEGWSDSLRAELQPLGIGVTCVEPGPFRTDWAGRSLRQTLTQIADYAETAGKRHTGTKATSGTQPGDPVRAGEAMIAIARNAEAPRHLVLGAWGYTTVVDYLHTLASEIESLRDLSVSADFESQ; encoded by the coding sequence ATGACATCGACATCGACCCCCGTCTGGTTCATCACCGGTTGTTCCACCGGCCTCGGCCGCGCGCTCGCGCAACAGATCGTGGCGCGCGGCTGGCGCGCCGTCGTGACCGCGCGCGATGCGTCGAGCGTCGCCGATATCGTGCGCGGCGCCGAAGACCGCGCGCTCGCGCTGTCGCTCGACGTCACGCGGCAGGATCAGATCGACGCCGCGGTGGCCGCCGCGCGCGACACGTTCGGCCGTATCGACGTGCTCGTGAACAACGCGGGCTACGGCTATCAAAGCACCGCCGAAGAAGGCGTGGACGCGGAGATTCGCGCCCAGTTCGACGCCAACGTGTTCGGCCTGTTCGCCATGACGCGCGCCGTGCTGCCGCTCATGCGCGCGCAGCGCAGCGGCAATATCCTCAACGTGAGTTCGGTGGCGGGGCTGATCGGCTTTCCGGGCTCGGGGTACTACGCGGCTTCCAAGCACGCGGTGGAAGGCTGGTCGGATTCGCTGCGCGCGGAACTCCAGCCGCTCGGTATCGGCGTGACTTGCGTGGAGCCCGGCCCGTTCCGCACGGACTGGGCCGGCCGCTCGCTGCGCCAGACCCTCACGCAGATCGCCGATTACGCCGAGACCGCGGGCAAGCGCCACACGGGCACGAAAGCGACGAGCGGCACGCAGCCCGGCGACCCGGTGCGCGCGGGCGAAGCCATGATCGCGATTGCCCGCAATGCCGAGGCGCCGCGCCATCTCGTGCTGGGCGCGTGGGGCTACACGACGGTCGTCGACTATCTGCACACGCTTGCCAGTGAGATTGAAAGCCTGCGCGACCTGAGCGTTTCGGCGGACTTCGAGAGCCAGTAA
- the cydB gene encoding cytochrome d ubiquinol oxidase subunit II produces the protein MDVTVIWAAIIALGLFMYIVLDGFDLGVGMIFPFFPDEAERDMMMHSIAPVWDGNETWLVLGGAALFAAFPLVYSTVLSALYLPIVFMLVCLIFRGVSFEIRGKANRTKNLWNLAFICGSAGAAFFQGVILGAYLHGIPVKDGAFAGDPFFWVTPFSFFTGMGLMVTYALQGATYLVMKMDGDIQARLHDLVWPLTLTLLGFMIAVSIWTPLTDAQVASRWFESAFRYRLYPVPLLVALAAALMYRAVKRNLDVAPFVFCNVLVLLGYIGLLISIWPYAIPNSVTLWDAASPHTSQVFALVGAVVIIPVIVVYTTAGYWVFRGKVAPGSQYH, from the coding sequence ATGGACGTTACCGTGATATGGGCCGCCATCATCGCGCTCGGTCTTTTCATGTACATCGTGCTCGACGGTTTCGACCTCGGCGTGGGCATGATTTTCCCGTTCTTTCCCGACGAAGCCGAACGCGACATGATGATGCACAGCATCGCGCCCGTCTGGGACGGCAACGAAACCTGGCTCGTGCTCGGCGGCGCCGCGTTGTTCGCGGCCTTTCCGCTGGTGTATTCGACCGTGCTTTCCGCGCTGTATCTGCCGATCGTGTTCATGCTCGTCTGCCTGATCTTTCGCGGCGTGTCGTTCGAAATACGCGGCAAGGCCAATCGCACCAAAAATCTCTGGAATCTCGCGTTCATTTGCGGCTCGGCGGGCGCGGCCTTCTTTCAGGGCGTGATACTCGGCGCGTATCTGCACGGCATTCCCGTGAAAGACGGCGCATTCGCCGGCGATCCGTTCTTCTGGGTCACGCCATTCAGCTTTTTCACCGGCATGGGCCTGATGGTGACCTACGCCTTGCAGGGCGCGACCTATCTCGTCATGAAAATGGACGGCGATATTCAGGCGCGCCTGCACGATCTCGTGTGGCCGCTCACGCTCACCCTGCTCGGTTTCATGATCGCCGTGAGCATCTGGACACCGCTCACCGACGCGCAAGTGGCCTCGCGCTGGTTCGAATCGGCGTTCCGCTACCGGCTGTATCCGGTCCCGCTGCTGGTCGCGCTGGCCGCCGCGCTCATGTATCGCGCGGTCAAGCGCAATCTCGACGTCGCGCCGTTCGTGTTCTGCAACGTGCTCGTTCTGCTCGGCTATATCGGCCTGCTCATCAGCATCTGGCCGTATGCGATTCCCAATAGCGTGACGCTGTGGGACGCCGCTTCGCCGCATACGAGCCAGGTGTTCGCACTGGTGGGCGCGGTCGTGATCATCCCCGTCATCGTCGTCTATACGACGGCCGGCTACTGGGTCTTTCGCGGCAAGGTCGCGCCCGGCAGCCAATACCACTAG